A part of Andrena cerasifolii isolate SP2316 chromosome 10, iyAndCera1_principal, whole genome shotgun sequence genomic DNA contains:
- the LOC143374047 gene encoding uncharacterized protein LOC143374047 isoform X3 has product MQSGDDYLRTRIDVEVLLGNRSSFLYGRKPASTVPIYAVIKNCAVPESPADAIRPNAAAKERKPRRNGADPSIRSRNAAQTDDTGLSMILTNDLPGQARTGDSKLTAKKTADLEKKRNKGNRKLHFHVTYWMFYPFSEGKAVCVLDLGFFGTWPIPTVGGVCLGIQKEYGNHVGDWEHMSLYFKDDNHPLAMYVSAHDAGAFYRYDLRSGTFVYESQETRKGIFQKPIFPERVFTAGGSHPILFSARGSHGLWTAPGKHKFVRLPRLYDESGFGTAWPTWKKTEMLPKEDNSMLPSWMTFRGKWGNPKSNCHPLARLGFDICEFVDGPTGIPMKRSSFRC; this is encoded by the exons ATGCAGTCCGGCGACGATTATCTTCGCACCAGAATCGACGTAG AGGTGCTGCTGGGGAATCGCTCGTCGTTCCTGTACGGCCGGAAGCCAGCCAGCACGGTGCCGATCTACGCTGTGATCAAGAACTGCGCCGTTCCAGAATCCCCCGCGGACGCGATAAGGCCAAATGCCGCTGCGAAGGAGAGGAAGCCGCGGAGAAACGGGGCCGATCCGTCGATACGTTCGAGAAACGCGGCTCAGACGGATGATACCGGCTTGTCGATGATCCTGACGAACGATCTGCCGGGGCAGGCGCGGACGGGGGACTCTAAACTCACCGCGAAG AAGACCGCGGATCTCGAGAAAAAGAGGAATAAAGGGAACAGGAAGCTGCACTTTCACGTGACCTATTGGATGTTCTATCCGTTCAGCGAGGGAAAGGCAGTCTGCGTTCTGGATCTCGGATTTTTCGGCACCTGGCCGATACCGACCGTAGGTGGAGTGTGCCTCGGGATACAGAAGGAGTACGGCAATCACGTGGGCGATTGGGAACACATGAGCCTGTACTTTAAG GATGATAATCACCCGTTAGCGATGTACGTGTCCGCTCACGACGCGGGAGCGTTCTATCGTTACGATTTACGGAGCGGCACGTTCGTCTACGAGAGCCAGGAGACGCGAAAGGGCATCTTCCAAAAGCCGATATTCCCGGAAAGAGTGTTCACCGCCGGTGGCTCTCATCCCATTCTGTTCAGCGCGCGCGGGTCGCACGGGCTCTGGACAGCGCCGGGGAAGCACAAATTCGTCAGGCTGCCGCGCTTGTACGACGAGAGCGGCTTCGGCACCGCGTGGCCTACATGGAAGAAGACGGAGATGCTTCCGAAGGAGGACAATAGCATGTTGCCTAGCTGGATGACTTTCCGTGGCAAGTGGGGCAACCCTAAAAGCAACTGCCATCCTCTGGCGAGGCTCGGCTTCGATATCTGCGAATTCGTGGACGGGCCAACCGGTATTCCCATGAAAAGGTCGAGCTTCCGGTGCTGA
- the LOC143374047 gene encoding uncharacterized protein LOC143374047 isoform X1, translated as MQCLLMILCIVRMIAGSPDTVEEGRVNGLVKDWAPLVWLAPGELFLPLGVPEFLDNMQSGDDYLRTRIDVEVLLGNRSSFLYGRKPASTVPIYAVIKNCAVPESPADAIRPNAAAKERKPRRNGADPSIRSRNAAQTDDTGLSMILTNDLPGQARTGDSKLTAKKTADLEKKRNKGNRKLHFHVTYWMFYPFSEGKAVCVLDLGFFGTWPIPTVGGVCLGIQKEYGNHVGDWEHMSLYFKDDNHPLAMYVSAHDAGAFYRYDLRSGTFVYESQETRKGIFQKPIFPERVFTAGGSHPILFSARGSHGLWTAPGKHKFVRLPRLYDESGFGTAWPTWKKTEMLPKEDNSMLPSWMTFRGKWGNPKSNCHPLARLGFDICEFVDGPTGIPMKRSSFRC; from the exons ATGCAGTGTTTGCTGATGATACTGTGTATCGTTCGTATGATCGCGGGCTCGCCGGATACTGTCGAGGAAGGACGAG TGAATGGATTAGTAAAGGACTGGGCGCCACTAGTATGGCTGGCACCTGGCGAGCTGTTTCTGCCCCTGGGGGTGCCTGAGTTCCTCGACAACATGCAGTCCGGCGACGATTATCTTCGCACCAGAATCGACGTAG AGGTGCTGCTGGGGAATCGCTCGTCGTTCCTGTACGGCCGGAAGCCAGCCAGCACGGTGCCGATCTACGCTGTGATCAAGAACTGCGCCGTTCCAGAATCCCCCGCGGACGCGATAAGGCCAAATGCCGCTGCGAAGGAGAGGAAGCCGCGGAGAAACGGGGCCGATCCGTCGATACGTTCGAGAAACGCGGCTCAGACGGATGATACCGGCTTGTCGATGATCCTGACGAACGATCTGCCGGGGCAGGCGCGGACGGGGGACTCTAAACTCACCGCGAAG AAGACCGCGGATCTCGAGAAAAAGAGGAATAAAGGGAACAGGAAGCTGCACTTTCACGTGACCTATTGGATGTTCTATCCGTTCAGCGAGGGAAAGGCAGTCTGCGTTCTGGATCTCGGATTTTTCGGCACCTGGCCGATACCGACCGTAGGTGGAGTGTGCCTCGGGATACAGAAGGAGTACGGCAATCACGTGGGCGATTGGGAACACATGAGCCTGTACTTTAAG GATGATAATCACCCGTTAGCGATGTACGTGTCCGCTCACGACGCGGGAGCGTTCTATCGTTACGATTTACGGAGCGGCACGTTCGTCTACGAGAGCCAGGAGACGCGAAAGGGCATCTTCCAAAAGCCGATATTCCCGGAAAGAGTGTTCACCGCCGGTGGCTCTCATCCCATTCTGTTCAGCGCGCGCGGGTCGCACGGGCTCTGGACAGCGCCGGGGAAGCACAAATTCGTCAGGCTGCCGCGCTTGTACGACGAGAGCGGCTTCGGCACCGCGTGGCCTACATGGAAGAAGACGGAGATGCTTCCGAAGGAGGACAATAGCATGTTGCCTAGCTGGATGACTTTCCGTGGCAAGTGGGGCAACCCTAAAAGCAACTGCCATCCTCTGGCGAGGCTCGGCTTCGATATCTGCGAATTCGTGGACGGGCCAACCGGTATTCCCATGAAAAGGTCGAGCTTCCGGTGCTGA
- the LOC143374047 gene encoding uncharacterized protein LOC143374047 isoform X2: MSHWEIQRSRSRVVLCKFNDGKFTSAEVLLGNRSSFLYGRKPASTVPIYAVIKNCAVPESPADAIRPNAAAKERKPRRNGADPSIRSRNAAQTDDTGLSMILTNDLPGQARTGDSKLTAKKTADLEKKRNKGNRKLHFHVTYWMFYPFSEGKAVCVLDLGFFGTWPIPTVGGVCLGIQKEYGNHVGDWEHMSLYFKDDNHPLAMYVSAHDAGAFYRYDLRSGTFVYESQETRKGIFQKPIFPERVFTAGGSHPILFSARGSHGLWTAPGKHKFVRLPRLYDESGFGTAWPTWKKTEMLPKEDNSMLPSWMTFRGKWGNPKSNCHPLARLGFDICEFVDGPTGIPMKRSSFRC; encoded by the exons ATGTCCCACTGGGAGATTCAGAGATCACGGAGCCGCGTGGTTCTCTGCAAATTCAATGATGGTAAATTCACGTCGGCAGAGGTGCTGCTGGGGAATCGCTCGTCGTTCCTGTACGGCCGGAAGCCAGCCAGCACGGTGCCGATCTACGCTGTGATCAAGAACTGCGCCGTTCCAGAATCCCCCGCGGACGCGATAAGGCCAAATGCCGCTGCGAAGGAGAGGAAGCCGCGGAGAAACGGGGCCGATCCGTCGATACGTTCGAGAAACGCGGCTCAGACGGATGATACCGGCTTGTCGATGATCCTGACGAACGATCTGCCGGGGCAGGCGCGGACGGGGGACTCTAAACTCACCGCGAAG AAGACCGCGGATCTCGAGAAAAAGAGGAATAAAGGGAACAGGAAGCTGCACTTTCACGTGACCTATTGGATGTTCTATCCGTTCAGCGAGGGAAAGGCAGTCTGCGTTCTGGATCTCGGATTTTTCGGCACCTGGCCGATACCGACCGTAGGTGGAGTGTGCCTCGGGATACAGAAGGAGTACGGCAATCACGTGGGCGATTGGGAACACATGAGCCTGTACTTTAAG GATGATAATCACCCGTTAGCGATGTACGTGTCCGCTCACGACGCGGGAGCGTTCTATCGTTACGATTTACGGAGCGGCACGTTCGTCTACGAGAGCCAGGAGACGCGAAAGGGCATCTTCCAAAAGCCGATATTCCCGGAAAGAGTGTTCACCGCCGGTGGCTCTCATCCCATTCTGTTCAGCGCGCGCGGGTCGCACGGGCTCTGGACAGCGCCGGGGAAGCACAAATTCGTCAGGCTGCCGCGCTTGTACGACGAGAGCGGCTTCGGCACCGCGTGGCCTACATGGAAGAAGACGGAGATGCTTCCGAAGGAGGACAATAGCATGTTGCCTAGCTGGATGACTTTCCGTGGCAAGTGGGGCAACCCTAAAAGCAACTGCCATCCTCTGGCGAGGCTCGGCTTCGATATCTGCGAATTCGTGGACGGGCCAACCGGTATTCCCATGAAAAGGTCGAGCTTCCGGTGCTGA